The DNA segment GGCACGCCTCGACCTCTACGGCGCTGGACTTCAGGCGGATTTCGAAGGATGTCTCGCTCATGCGGCGCTGTTTGGCATGACTGCGCGGCCGCTGGCAACGGGATTTTACCATATCGGCGTCCACATCGGCGCTCGCGGGCGCGGCTTGCTGTGCGTTACCGAGAAAACCGTTCAATTTTATCCGCGCTTGTTCTATGAAAATTGGATGGATCATCAGGCGGGCGTTTCAGGGGTGGACATTGTACCGGAATCTCGGGAGGAAAAGGACGTGCCGACCAGCCGTGCGCGGGGATGGGGCGAGGCCTTGCGCCGGCGCTGGCGCCAGATTCTTCTGATCGCGGTCGCGATCGCCATCCTGCCCTATCTGTTGATCGTCCTTTATGCGCCGGGCTTCATCCATCCGATTTCGACGCTGATGCTGCGCGATCTCGTTCTGTTGCGCGGCTATGACCGCCAGTGGGTCGCTTTCGAAGACATCTCGCCCAATCTGGTGCGCTCGGTGATGATGTCCGAGGATGGCCAGTTCTGTATCCACGATGGTGTCGACTGGGTGCAGATGCGCGGCGTCGTCAACGATGCGCTGGAAGGCGAATCCACCCGTGGTGCCTCGACGATCCCGATGCAGACAGCCAAGA comes from the Pararhizobium qamdonense genome and includes:
- the mtgA gene encoding monofunctional biosynthetic peptidoglycan transglycosylase; the protein is MDIVPESREEKDVPTSRARGWGEALRRRWRQILLIAVAIAILPYLLIVLYAPGFIHPISTLMLRDLVLLRGYDRQWVAFEDISPNLVRSVMMSEDGQFCIHDGVDWVQMRGVVNDALEGESTRGASTIPMQTAKNLFLWNGRSFIRKGMELPLALASDFVWSKQRMMELYLNVAEWGPGIYGAEAAAQHHFGVPAAKLTRRQAALLAVSLPNPIERNAGKPGRGLRSLAAMIERRASRSGDYIKCLYG